From the Roseateles sp. XES5 genome, one window contains:
- a CDS encoding tyrosine-type recombinase/integrase, protein MKYDFAGLLREKLPSGSTRYRVRPEGNKRKRIKIFCGPEDEDFLRQYQLARAGETPKPLRKASEVAKAKSIAWLVNSYLEHLEKKVTAGTASAKTYKKKKNLLARLLERPNCEMLIPQEKLIGMQDEMAATPAQADAFIEAVGVMYEWARKRKQVFSNPAKGIDRVYKKGDGATPWKAADVRAYLATHKSGTKPHAAISVLLWTGCRIEDLTILGRKHECVIEGIEAVRWMPSKKNSTEVTVPLLPPLKEATRAPKVQGATYVLGRGGKPYSSGDSMSAMFKRWCQEAGLPHLSAHGVRKGLAELLAELGCSQYDIMAILGHSEAKTSEVYTRRVERWKLALGAMERVKVSQTWF, encoded by the coding sequence GTGAAATACGACTTTGCGGGCCTACTCCGCGAAAAACTCCCTTCCGGCAGTACACGCTACCGCGTGCGCCCCGAGGGCAACAAACGGAAGCGCATCAAGATTTTTTGCGGGCCCGAGGACGAAGATTTCCTCCGCCAGTACCAGCTGGCGCGCGCCGGTGAAACGCCAAAGCCTTTGCGCAAAGCCTCAGAGGTGGCGAAGGCGAAATCGATCGCGTGGCTGGTGAACTCGTATCTTGAACACCTCGAAAAGAAGGTGACCGCCGGCACGGCGAGCGCAAAAACCTACAAGAAGAAGAAGAACCTTCTCGCTCGCCTTCTTGAGCGTCCGAACTGCGAAATGCTGATACCCCAGGAAAAGCTGATCGGTATGCAGGACGAAATGGCTGCAACACCTGCACAGGCCGACGCGTTCATTGAAGCGGTCGGCGTGATGTACGAATGGGCGAGGAAGAGGAAGCAAGTTTTCAGCAATCCGGCCAAGGGGATAGATCGGGTCTACAAGAAGGGTGACGGGGCAACGCCGTGGAAAGCGGCAGATGTCCGAGCCTACCTTGCGACGCACAAATCCGGCACGAAACCGCACGCCGCCATATCGGTCTTGCTCTGGACCGGATGCCGGATCGAAGACCTTACGATCCTCGGCCGCAAGCACGAGTGCGTGATAGAGGGGATTGAGGCTGTCCGCTGGATGCCCTCGAAGAAGAACTCGACCGAGGTAACGGTTCCCCTGCTGCCGCCCCTGAAGGAAGCGACCCGAGCGCCAAAGGTGCAGGGCGCGACTTACGTCCTCGGCCGTGGCGGCAAACCCTATTCCAGCGGTGACAGCATGTCCGCCATGTTCAAGCGCTGGTGTCAGGAAGCAGGCCTCCCCCATCTGTCGGCGCACGGTGTTCGCAAGGGGCTCGCCGAGCTGCTCGCGGAGTTGGGCTGCAGCCAGTACGACATCATGGCCATCCTTGGCCACTCGGAAGCAAAAACCAGTGAGGTCTACACGCGTCGCGTGGAGCGATGGAAACTCGCTCTGGGGGCGATGGAGCGAGTAAAGGTGTCCCAGACATGGTTCTGA
- a CDS encoding ClpX C4-type zinc finger protein, translating to MAEISSPTDVFPEITCSFCGLSAKECRVLLRSETSIAFICDACAPAAAAQIRDILKRRESGH from the coding sequence TTGGCTGAGATATCCTCACCCACCGATGTCTTTCCCGAAATCACCTGCTCGTTCTGCGGCCTGTCCGCCAAAGAATGCCGCGTGTTGCTGCGCAGCGAGACGAGCATCGCGTTCATCTGCGACGCCTGCGCGCCTGCGGCTGCCGCGCAAATCCGCGATATCCTCAAGCGACGGGAGAGCGGTCATTGA